The nucleotide window CAATAGAAATATCATTGTTATCAACGTATTGAATTATAGCATCAATAACTTCAGTAAGGTTGTGCGGTGGCATATTTGTTGCCATTCCTACTGCAATTCCTGATGCTCCATTCAAAAGCAAATTAGGAATTCTTGTTGGTAAAACAGTTGGTTCTTTTAGTGTATCATCAAAATTTAATTTAAAATCAACAGTATTTTTATCTATATCAGACATTATTTCTTCTGCAATTTTAGCAAGTTTTGCTTCGGTATATCGCATTGCAGCGGGGCTATCTCCATCTACCGAACCAAAATTTCCCTGTCCTTTAACCAGTGGATATCTTAATGACCATTCCTGAGCCATTCTAACCATTGCAAAATAGACAGATGTGTCGCCATGTGGATGATATTTACCAAGGACCTCTCCTACTATTCTTGCAGATTTTTTATACTGTTTGCCCGAAGCTAAACCTAACTCCGACATTCCAAATAATACTCTTCTGTGAACAGGTTTTAAACCATCTCTAACATCTGGTAATGCTCTTGATACAATAACCGACATTGAATAATCAATGTAGGCAGATTTCATTTTTTCCTCAATATTAATCTTTACTATCCTCTCTCCTTCGCCCATTTGAAAATATTTTTTTTGATATAAATTTATTTTAATAATTTAAAATACGAAAATACTAATTTAAACAACTATATTGCTAAATTATTGTTATTGTTATTAACATAATTCTGTTTATAAATATGTTGTAGATTTATATATTATATATATTTTTACAAGATATTTGTTATATAAAAAATTAAAAGTCTATTTTAAATGAATTCAAAGTTTTCACAAAGAACAAATGATGTTTTAAGTTATAGTAAAGAAGAAGCTATAAGGCTTGGAAATCCGTATATTGGTACCGAACATTTTTTTCTTGGTTTATTGCGCGAAGGTAAAGGCGTTGCTATTGAAGTTCTTAATTCGCTCGGTGTTGATTTAACAAAAATCAGAAAATTAATTGAAATTAAAATAAAGCCGGAAAGTGAAATAGAATTAAATTATTCAAATAATATACCATTACTTAAATCAGCTGATAAAGCTCTTAAAGTAGGTTTCCTTGAAGCTAAATCACTTAACAGTTCATTAATTGATACCAGCCATTTATTATTAGCTATTTTAAAAGATGAGAATAATATTGTAACCCGCATATTAAATGAAGAAGGAATTAGTTATGAACTAATAAAATCTATTTTTAAAAAAAAGGTGTCTGATGAAAATAAAAAACAACAATTTGATGATGAAAATATAATAAAACCTGAAGCTCGTGAAAATTCATCTTATGAAGATGATGATATTAATAAACCTGAACCACCTCGTAAAGGTCCTTCTCAATCATCCAAATCAAGTTCAGAAACTCCTGTTTTAGACAATTTTGGAATTGATTTAACCAAGGCAGCAGAAGAAAATAAATTAGACCCTATAGTTGGAAGAGATATAGAAATTGAACGATTAGCCCAAATTTTAAGCCGAAGAAAAAAGAACAATCCTGTTTTAATTGGTGAGCCGGGTGTTGGAAAATCTGCTATTGCCGAAGGTATGGCAATAAGAATTATTAAAAGAAAGGTTTCAAGAGTTTTATTTGGAAAACGTATTGTTACATTAGATTTAGCATCAATAGTTGCAGGTACAAAATACAGGGGACAATTTGAAGAAAGAATGAAAGCTATACTTAACGAACTTGCTAAAACAAATGATGTTATTTTATTTATTGATGAAATACATACAATTGTTGGTGCAGGTGGAGCAACAGGTTCTCTTGACGCAGCAAATATGCTTAAACCCGCACTTGCAAGAGGCGAAATACAATGTATTGGAGCAACAACCCTTGATGAATACCGGCAATATATTGAAAAAGATGGTGCCTTAGAAAGAAGGTTTCAAAAAGTAATGGTTGACCCTACTACTCCTGAAGAAACAATAAATATTTTAAATAATATTAAGGAAAGATACGAAGAACATCATAATGTTGAATATACAGATGATGCAATAAATGCATGTGTTAACTTAACTATGAGGTATATCAGCGATAGGCACCTTCCTGATAAAGCAATTGATGCTTTGGATGAAGCAGGTTCAAGAGTGCATATTTCAAATATTCATGTTCCTGAAAAAATCATTGAATTAGAAGAAGAAATTGAAAAAATAAGTAAAGAAAAAATTAAAGCTGTTAAAAGCCAGAATTTTGAATTAGCAGCAAATTTTAGAGATAAAGAAAAAAATATAATAGAAAATCTTGATGTAGAAAAAGAAAAATGGGAAAAAGACTTAGTTAAACACAGACAAAGTGTTACTGAAGATAATGTTGCTGAAATTGTTGCTATGATGACAGGAGTACCTGTACAAAGAATTGCCCAGACAGAGGGTACACGTCTTCTTAAAATGTTAGATGAAATAAGAAAAAATGTTGTAGGACAAGATGAAGCAATAAAAAAAATTGTTAAATCAATTCAAAGAAACCGTGCAGGATTAAAAGACCCGAATAAACCTATTGGTTCATTTGTTTTTTTAGGACCTACCGGAGTTGGAAAAACGCAATTAGCAAAAGTTCTCGCCAATTATCTTTTTGATAGCTATGATACTCTTATCAGGATAGATATGAGTGAATATATGGAAAAATTCTCAGTATCAAGACTTGTTGGTGCACCTCCGGGATACATTGGTTATGAAGAAGGCGGACAACTTACTGAAAAAGTCAGGAGAAAACCATACTCAGTTGTTTTATTAGATGAAATTGAAAAAGCACATCCTGATGTTTTTCATATTCTTTTACAAGTTTTAGATGAAGGCAGATTAACTGACAGCCTTGGAAGAAGAATTGACTTTAGGAATACTATAATAATTATGACATCAAATATTGGAACACGACAATTAAAAGATTTTGGTCAGGGAGTAGGTTTTTCTGCAAGTTATAAAAAGGATAGTGCGA belongs to Bacteroidales bacterium and includes:
- a CDS encoding ATP-dependent Clp protease ATP-binding subunit, translated to MNSKFSQRTNDVLSYSKEEAIRLGNPYIGTEHFFLGLLREGKGVAIEVLNSLGVDLTKIRKLIEIKIKPESEIELNYSNNIPLLKSADKALKVGFLEAKSLNSSLIDTSHLLLAILKDENNIVTRILNEEGISYELIKSIFKKKVSDENKKQQFDDENIIKPEARENSSYEDDDINKPEPPRKGPSQSSKSSSETPVLDNFGIDLTKAAEENKLDPIVGRDIEIERLAQILSRRKKNNPVLIGEPGVGKSAIAEGMAIRIIKRKVSRVLFGKRIVTLDLASIVAGTKYRGQFEERMKAILNELAKTNDVILFIDEIHTIVGAGGATGSLDAANMLKPALARGEIQCIGATTLDEYRQYIEKDGALERRFQKVMVDPTTPEETINILNNIKERYEEHHNVEYTDDAINACVNLTMRYISDRHLPDKAIDALDEAGSRVHISNIHVPEKIIELEEEIEKISKEKIKAVKSQNFELAANFRDKEKNIIENLDVEKEKWEKDLVKHRQSVTEDNVAEIVAMMTGVPVQRIAQTEGTRLLKMLDEIRKNVVGQDEAIKKIVKSIQRNRAGLKDPNKPIGSFVFLGPTGVGKTQLAKVLANYLFDSYDTLIRIDMSEYMEKFSVSRLVGAPPGYIGYEEGGQLTEKVRRKPYSVVLLDEIEKAHPDVFHILLQVLDEGRLTDSLGRRIDFRNTIIIMTSNIGTRQLKDFGQGVGFSASYKKDSANEYAKGILEKALKKTFAPEFLNRIDDVVIFNTLYKQDLYKIIDIELKGLYERVKKLGYELKISSSAKDFICDKGYDIQFGARPLKRAIQKHIEDEMAEVIIRASVTEGDTIQVGFDKKNDKITIKIKSNKKDKKEIARNN